The segment CAGAAGGCGACATAAAATCACTGAAGCCGTCAACTTCACAAGCCCTTATCGACAATCTCAAAGAATTCGGAGATCAGGAGTTAGAGATAATGCACCGGTCCGGAGAGTTCGAGATGATAGGAAAATGAACCAACTGATGGTTTATGTTGAAGGAGAGTCTGACAGGCTCGCCTTGACGACACTTATGAAACCCTTAATTGAAAAAAAGAACTCAGAGGGCATTGCTATAGAATTTGCAAGTGTTGGTCAGTCGGATAACATGTCGAACAACAAAAGAGCTCTGTTGGTAAAGTATCCTAGAAAGGCTTACCAAATCATGAGAAATAACAGGGAAAGCGCGGTCGTTCTTTTGCCCGACCTGTATCCTTACAATGTAGGTGTTCCTCACACAAGTTATTTACAGCTGCGCAATGGCGTTATGAACGCATTCGCCGCTATGCTTTCCGAAAGTGAAAACGAGCTGAAAAGCAGATTCGAAGTATTCTGCTTTAAACATGATCTAGAGGTTTTGTTGCTTGCAGCTTTTGATCAACTTCAAGAATGCCTTGGCATGAATATCCGCAAAACGTGGTCCAGAGAAGTTGAAGAACAGGACGACAACAATCCACCAAAAAAATCATCGAGAGTCTCTTCCGAAAGGCGAAAAAGCGGTACGGAAAGACAACGGCTGCAGAAATACTCAGAAAAGCATCATTGGAAGACATCCGCCTGAAATGCCCTCAGAGCTTTGCTCCATTTTTGGAGTACATAGAGAAACTAAAACCCTGAATCGATAGGCATTATTATACTAAACACTGATTTCACTTGAGACTATTGGTTCATCCGCAACTTGGCATTTCATCATCGCGAACTAAATCGGTTATCGGGCGAACAGCCGTTCGCCCCTACAAGAAGAATATGATTCTGAATGGGATCACAGATAAAGAAGATCGGCCTGCATTAGCAGACTGGGTTTGAGGATCTTTCCCCGCGAAGCGGAACTGGCCGCACGAAGTGCGACTGGCCTCTGCCAAGGGCAGAGACTGGCCTGCGTAGCAGACTGGCTTATTTTCCCTCCTGCGAAGCAGCCTCACTTCTGCTCTTGCGAGACCCTAGACCCGGCTCATACGTTCTTTTCGGAGGACGGTGGACCATTGACGGTTGACCTGAGAGGCTTCCTGCGAAGCAGCATCACTTCTTGAATGTTCTTCGCCAGCCTTGCTCAACCGTTCCGGCGGCTGTGATAGAATTTCATTGAGGTGATACTATGCAAGATCTAGAAAGAGTTTTACAAGCATTGCGTGGAAATCTTCCAGAACTAAGAGATCGTTTCTCTGTCTCGAAGATAGGGGTTTTTGGTTCGTATGTGAAAGGAAATCAGTGCGACGACAGCGACGTAGATATCTACGTAGAGTTTGACAGGGTGCCTGGTTTAGAATTCATGGACCTCTCAGAGCAGCTTGAACGCATCGTACTAAAGAAGGTTGATTTACTAACTCCTTCTGGGTTAAAGAGCATACGAAACGCCCGAATTAGGCACGATATAGAGCAGTCAATAAGATATGTCTAAAAGAGGAATCGGTGAGATCCTTGAAGATATGATCGATAGCATAGAACGAATTACGGC is part of the Mesotoga sp. UBA6090 genome and harbors:
- a CDS encoding DUF4276 family protein, with the translated sequence MNQLMVYVEGESDRLALTTLMKPLIEKKNSEGIAIEFASVGQSDNMSNNKRALLVKYPRKAYQIMRNNRESAVVLLPDLYPYNVGVPHTSYLQLRNGVMNAFAAMLSESENELKSRFEVFCFKHDLEVLLLAAFDQLQECLGMNIRKTWSREVEEQDDNNPPKKSSRVSSERRKSGTERQRLQKYSEKHHWKTSA
- a CDS encoding nucleotidyltransferase family protein, whose product is MQDLERVLQALRGNLPELRDRFSVSKIGVFGSYVKGNQCDDSDVDIYVEFDRVPGLEFMDLSEQLERIVLKKVDLLTPSGLKSIRNARIRHDIEQSIRYV